A window of Brassica oleracea var. oleracea cultivar TO1000 unplaced genomic scaffold, BOL UnpScaffold00579, whole genome shotgun sequence contains these coding sequences:
- the LOC106319732 gene encoding uncharacterized protein LOC106319732 — MSGVSLAVGPRTDRDKTSSSNEKGRWSEMTAAGGGGGGLMGSLRVIELQLVAFILVFSASGLVPLLDMLFPAFASVYIIALSRLAFPSHRVSTAAPEVFHGSRLFRVYVISGTTIGLFLPLAYVLGGFARGDDQAVRSATPHLFLLSCQILTENVISGLSLFSPPVRALVPLLYTVWRIFVIIDWCKDVWFNKSLPVNATPNVAAWFWFGRYLAIANLVYFGVNLLCFLIPRFLPRAFDRYFRERDEVLAKSQEDKPVQVPRERVSDHKSD, encoded by the exons ATGTCAGGCGTATCTCTTGCGGTGGGTCCAAGAACCGATAGGGACAAAACATCGTCGTCAAATGAGAAGGGACGGTGGTCGGAGATGACGGCAGCCGGAGGTGGCGGCGGTGGTTTGATGGGATCACTGAGGGTAATAGAGCTACAGCTGGTCGCGTTCATACTAGTCTTCTCAGCGAGCGGCCTCGTACCGCTACTCGACATGCTATTTCCAGCGTTTGCGTCTGTCTATATAATCGCCCTCTCGCGTTTGGCTTTCCCTTCTCACAGAGTTTCCACCGCTGCACCTGAAGTCTTTCACGGCAGCAGACTCTTCAG GGTTTATGTGATTTCCGGGACgacgattggtttgtttttgccTCTAGCTTATGTGTTAGGTGGTTTTGCAAGAGGAGATGATCAAGCGGTGAGATCAGCGACACCACACTTGTTTCTGCTGTCATGTCAAATCCTGACAGAGAATGTAATAAGTGGCCTATCTCTCTTCTCGCCGCCTGTAAGAGCTCTGGTGCCACTGCTCTACACAGTCTGGAGAATCTTTGTCATCATTGATTGGTGCAAAGATGTTTGGTTCAACAAATCTTTACCAGTCAATGCTACACCTAAT GTGGCTGCGTGGTTCTGGTTTGGACGGTATTTAGCAATAGCGAATTTGGTTTACTTTGGAGTCAATCTACTATGTTTCTTGATCCCTAGGTTCCTACCTCGTGCCTTTGACCGTTACTTTAGAGAAAGAGACGAGGTCCTCGCTAAAAGCCAAGAAGACAAGCCAGTTCAAGTTCCCAGAGAAAGAGTTTCAGACCACAAATCTGATtga